One window of the Procambarus clarkii isolate CNS0578487 chromosome 89, FALCON_Pclarkii_2.0, whole genome shotgun sequence genome contains the following:
- the LOC138359202 gene encoding thrombospondin-related anonymous protein-like: MDPVAPMDPVAPMDPVAPMDPVAPMDPVAPMDPVAPMDPVAPMDPVAPMDPVAPMDPVAPMDPVAPMDPVAPMDPVAPNSSTLTPGGMSWSIASMSVPLEPREPVGRADSMLDL, translated from the coding sequence ATGGACCCCGTGGCGCCAATGGACCCCGTGGCGCCAATGGACCCCGTGGCGCCAATGGACCCCGTGGCGCCAATGGACCCCGTGGCGCCAATGGACCCCGTGGCGCCAATGGACCCCGTGGCGCCAATGGACCCCGTGGCGCCAATGGACCCCGTGGCGCCAATGGACCCCGTGGCGCCAATGGACCCCGTGGCGCCAATGGACCCCGTGGCGCCAATGGACCCCGTGGCGCCAAACTCCAGTACACTCACTCCTGGTGGTATGTCCTGGTCTATTGCTTCAATGTCTGTCCCATTGGagccaagggagccggtcggccgagcggacagcatgctggacttgtga